A segment of the Gossypium hirsutum isolate 1008001.06 chromosome D10, Gossypium_hirsutum_v2.1, whole genome shotgun sequence genome:
AGCATCGgatatgacatttttcttctGAATTTTATCATCTTCAACCTTCTAATTCAGTAGGAACTATAGTCAATTGTCCTCTTAGTAGCCCTTTTAGATACTTTCAATGTGGAGAAGGCCAATATATAAACCTTTCCCTTTTCTAAATCCTCAGCTCAAAATTTCCACCATGGGAGCTGCTTCCTCCAATGCTCTTTGTTTTTCTTCAATCATCACCAAAACGGCTCCAACACCGTCGTTTCTTTCTAAACATACAATAACCCATTTTCGCAAACTCCCTCAAAGGTTTCGAAACGACGCCTATTCCAGCGTTTCTGCTAAACCCATTCATTCTTCTTCTCTCAACGCATTCCTTCAATCCAATGCAAACGACACGGCCGTAGCTTGGAACAAAGCGCCGGAGATTGTTATCAATGGAGATGGAAAAGCCGAGGCTTTTGGATGCAGGGACAAGGTCGTAATAGTGGTTCTTTTGGGATGGCTTGGGGCTAAAACCAAGCATTTAAAGCGATATGTGGAATGGAACAATTTAAGAGGAATCCACGCGGTTACTTTTTTAGTAGATGTTAAGGAATTGCTATGGTTTGATATTGGTGTAAGGCTTGAGCAGCGTGTATCTGAATTGGGAAATGAGTTGGCCAAGTGGGTTATGGAAGAAGAGGAAGATGGTCGTGAAAGGTGCTTCATTTTCCATGCTTTTAGCAACACTGGCTGGTTCCTGTAAGTTTAATGAATGGTTTATTcttctctttttcattttaaatgtTGGGTTGTGGAAAGTAAATTTGGGTAtcgtttggtttttttttttttttggggggggggggcagATATGGTTCACTTCTTGACAGCTTTCAGAGAAGAGAGGGATTGAAAGAGAAGATAAGAGGAGTAATTATTGATTCAGGAGCTGCTGACCCTTTAAATCCTAAGGTTTTTGCTTTGTGTGTTGATTCTATGAGGTCTAATTACGATGCTTTAATGTTAATTAtggtttttgatccatgaatttGAGTTGTGAAATAAAGCTTTATCTCAAATTATGAACTTGAGTTTTTTATCTGATATTTACAAAAGACCTGGTTTTAGGTAGGATACAATGGAATTAATAAGATCCAAGCTTTGGGTATGATTGATGGGTGATGGATGATTACTGAGTTAGCTTTGAGTCTTGAAATAAATctttatgtcaaattgtgaacTTGAGTTTAGCTGATATTACTATCGATCTGGTCCTAAATAGCATACCATGAAATTAATAAGATTCAAgcttgtgtaaaataaaaaaatgatggaTTGTGATTAATCGGGCCTTTGATCCAAGAGAATGAGAATGTGTCCAGGTTGTGGATATGAACATTGGGAAATTTCTGCAGCTGGCAGCTCTATATATTTGATCAAAGTTAACATCTCCGTGTTATGCTTTGTTTACTCTCTCTTGAAACCTTAGATTCAGGTATTAACAGTGGAA
Coding sequences within it:
- the LOC107914417 gene encoding transmembrane protein 53; protein product: MWRRPIYKPFPFLNPQLKISTMGAASSNALCFSSIITKTAPTPSFLSKHTITHFRKLPQRFRNDAYSSVSAKPIHSSSLNAFLQSNANDTAVAWNKAPEIVINGDGKAEAFGCRDKVVIVVLLGWLGAKTKHLKRYVEWNNLRGIHAVTFLVDVKELLWFDIGVRLEQRVSELGNELAKWVMEEEEDGRERCFIFHAFSNTGWFLYGSLLDSFQRREGLKEKIRGVIIDSGAADPLNPKVWAAGFAAAILKKQSSLVNGLESAETDSKLQKVEPGIIESVLLSALEKLFKFVLNMPDVNRRLRKTINAIMQHTPPCPQLYLYSTADKVAPYKSIELCIEEMRKKGIKVFSFNFGTSPHVDHYRAFPNIYSSQLHNFLKECFAVKQR